A region of the Roseobacter denitrificans OCh 114 genome:
CGACCAGATCAGGCACCCCGAAGGTTGCAGGCAAGGCGACGTCATAGGTGTCAGTTCCAGTGAGAGCGTCCAGATAAAGTTCGGTGTTGATTTCGTCAAAATCGGCTTCGTGCAAAAGAACTTCGACCCCGGTCATTTCGCGGAATGCCGTGATCACAGGCCCGACATTCGCGCGCGCGCCACGCGGCAGCAAAAGACGCAACTTCAGGTTTTTGCCACCGGCCAAAGCACGCACATGTTCTGCAACAATATCGTGCAATAGCGGTTCAGAGGCCCGAGCCGTCTGCAGCGGGTTCAAAAACGCGGTTGAGGCGGTCACGCCAGCCAATACAGAACGGCGGCTGAGGTGGCCGTGCGTCGATGGTTTATTGCTCATTCCAACTGCCGATCTCTTAGGAGCGCACTGAGCGGAGCATTATAGAAGATCATTAAGGCTCCATTAATTCTCAAAGGCTACCGTCGTGCAGGGCGCGTCGCCTTACAGGAAATACCAAGATGTTTTCGCAAGAAAGATATGCAGTGGCGGGTGGAATCGTTCTTCGCCTTCGCGTTGTGTTCTTGTCGATTTTCCTGATCCTTCTCGCGACATTGATTGTCGGAACCAGCCAGATAAAAATCCAGAAAGCGTCCGTAAAACAGCTGACGGAGTCATCCGTGCCTGTGTTTGTGCGTGCCGAAGAGATGGTGCGCAACCTGACGCAACTCCTGTTGCTGGTTCAGAAAATTGACTCCGTCAGCAGTCTGGACGAATTGCCGCCTTTATCAGAGCAGCTTCAGTCCAAACTCGCCATTCTACGCTCGAACAAAACAAACATTTCAGAGTCGCCGATCTCCGTCGAGATCACAGACAGCATACTGGCCGCGCTGAGCAAAATCGACGTCGGGTTTTCCAAGGTTCTGGCGGAAAAAAAGGAAATCATCCTGCATGAACAGAACCTGTTGCAACAGGTCGAATCCCTCGAAGAGGTGCGGGAAGATATCCGCGCTTCGTTAGAGGATCTCTCTTACAGCGTCGCCCTGTCAGAAGGCGAAAACATACAGTACTTTCAGCTGCCCATTCCTGAAAACACCCAGACACAATACCGGCTGAACTTGGTTCTCGCGACGACGATCACCAAGATTTCGTTGGACGTTGAATCCGTCGTCGATACAGCCATTGGACTGCGAAACATACCTGACGCGGACCAGCTTTACATCACCCAGCAAGCGTTGCGGGCAAAACTGCGCGGGATTGTCGTTTTGATCGGACAGTTGGGGGAAAGCAGCTACCGAACTGAGTTGGCGCGGTCGGTTGTTGATATACGCAATCTGCTTTTCGGTGCGGGGGGCATGGTCAACGAAGTCGCTGAACTATTGGCGCAAAGGGCTTCGCTGGAAACCGAGAGAAGCGCACAGTTCGTGCCGATAGAAACGGTCTCGCGGCTGTCTGATCAGCTGACAAAAACGGCGCAACGCGAAATTGACCTCGCGGCTCAGAAACTCAAAGCGATTACAGACAACATGACCATCGTGTTCACGCTTGCTGCCGTCCTGTCCTTTTTTGCAATTCTCTGGACGGTCGTTTTCGTCGTTGAAAAGCAAATCAATCAGAGAATGGCGGGGCTGACCCGCTCTGTTCTGGCTATCGCAGGGGGTGAGACGGATCACGAGGTGGAAGTGTCGGGGCAGGATGAGCTTGGGAAAATGGCCAAAGCTCTTGAGGTGTTCAAGCTTAACGCGAAAGAGCTGCACCGTTCCAATGCCGAGTTGGAAAAGTTTGCCTATGTTGCAGCACATGACCTGCGTTCCCCTCTGCGCGCAATTCAGGACCTGACCGAATGGACGTTGGAGGATGAGGAAACCGTGCTTTCTGCCGATGGGTTGGAAAACATGACGCTCTTGCAAAAACGAACGCTCCGGTTGAACAACCTGCTTTCCGACCTTCTCGAATACGCGCGCGCAGGTCAGGAAAACGACGATCTGATTCACGTTTCTCTTCGGGAAGTCGTTATTGAAACGGCCGAACTGCTGGACCCTGAGAAACGGTTTCAGATCAGCTTTCAGGGCACCTGCGACAGGGTCGTCGTCTTCGCGACGCCCGTCAGACAAATCCTGCTGAACCTGATCAACAACGCGATGAAACATCACGACAGGGAAAAAGGAAAGATAACCGTGACCACACACTGCGATGCGGGTCGGATCATTTTCACAGTGGAAGATGACGGCCCCGGTATCCTGCCGCAGTACCATGGCCGCATCTTTGGTCTCTTTCAGACACTGAGGCCACGCGATGAGGTGGAAGGCAGTGGACTTGGCCTCGCCATCATCAGCAAACTTTTGGCGCATTACAAAGGCACCATCAGTGTGACCTCAGACCCGGAAATCCGCCGCGGAACCATCTTCACCTTTGATATGCCGGAGATGTCCGCAGACATGAAAGCACCCAATCTGGCTGCTTAGACCCCCCTGGAAGGCAAAAATATGGATGCTGAAGTACAAAAAACGGCAACACAGGTTGATACCGCGCCGGTGAAGTTCTTGATCGTGGATGACGATCAGGTGAGTGTGATGGCGATCAAACGCGCTTTGAAAAAGCTCAGGATCATCAACCCGGTTCTGGTTGCGAAGGACGGTCAGCAGGCCCTCGATCTGCTCAGAGGTGAATGCGGACAAGACAAGCTTCTTCCGCCCTTTTTGATCACCCTCGATTTGAACATGCCGCGTATGGACGGTTTCGAGTTTCTCGATGAAGTGCGCAAAGACCCGCAATTGCATCAGGCCGTCATCTTCGTGCTTTCCACGTCCGACGCGCCAAAGGACGTCGATGCGGCCTATGAGAAGAACATCGCCGGCTATATTGTAAAGAATGATCTGGGAAACAGTTTTATCAAGGCAATCAACATGATCGACTCCTACGCCAGAATTGTCGAGTTGCCAAAGTGAACCAGAGTGTTTCATCCAGTCGCTGAGACTGCTGTTTTATCCGGGTTGACAGTGTTCTCACCGTTTCGCGCAGCAGGTTCTGAACGATAAATATCAGTCGTGATGAAGTCGACAACCCGTCAGCCCTTTGAAACACGCGCGCGGATTGGGCATCTGCCAGTGGTCAATGTGGTTGCTTCATATCATTGCCTGCACTAACGCTGGGACAGGTTTCTGCTTAATCCCCGAACAAGGCTCGCTATGTCCGAACGTGTCAATTCCACACCACTGGAGACCATTTTAAGCAGGATAACGCAAAAAAAGGCCGTCATCGGCATAATCGGGATGGGGTATGTCGGTATTCCTCTCGCGGTGGCCGTGGGGCGGGCGGGGTATCCTGTTATCGGATTTGATGTCCTTGATGCGCGCATTGAACAGCTGAACACCTGCCAGAGCCCGATTGGTCAAATCCCGAATTCAGCATTGGAAGAGATTTCAAAGACCGGTTTTGTCGCCACGGGTGATTTCGCGCGCGTCTGTGAAT
Encoded here:
- a CDS encoding sensor histidine kinase, which gives rise to MFSQERYAVAGGIVLRLRVVFLSIFLILLATLIVGTSQIKIQKASVKQLTESSVPVFVRAEEMVRNLTQLLLLVQKIDSVSSLDELPPLSEQLQSKLAILRSNKTNISESPISVEITDSILAALSKIDVGFSKVLAEKKEIILHEQNLLQQVESLEEVREDIRASLEDLSYSVALSEGENIQYFQLPIPENTQTQYRLNLVLATTITKISLDVESVVDTAIGLRNIPDADQLYITQQALRAKLRGIVVLIGQLGESSYRTELARSVVDIRNLLFGAGGMVNEVAELLAQRASLETERSAQFVPIETVSRLSDQLTKTAQREIDLAAQKLKAITDNMTIVFTLAAVLSFFAILWTVVFVVEKQINQRMAGLTRSVLAIAGGETDHEVEVSGQDELGKMAKALEVFKLNAKELHRSNAELEKFAYVAAHDLRSPLRAIQDLTEWTLEDEETVLSADGLENMTLLQKRTLRLNNLLSDLLEYARAGQENDDLIHVSLREVVIETAELLDPEKRFQISFQGTCDRVVVFATPVRQILLNLINNAMKHHDREKGKITVTTHCDAGRIIFTVEDDGPGILPQYHGRIFGLFQTLRPRDEVEGSGLGLAIISKLLAHYKGTISVTSDPEIRRGTIFTFDMPEMSADMKAPNLAA
- a CDS encoding response regulator produces the protein MDAEVQKTATQVDTAPVKFLIVDDDQVSVMAIKRALKKLRIINPVLVAKDGQQALDLLRGECGQDKLLPPFLITLDLNMPRMDGFEFLDEVRKDPQLHQAVIFVLSTSDAPKDVDAAYEKNIAGYIVKNDLGNSFIKAINMIDSYARIVELPK